The DNA sequence AAAGAAGAGAGGCATGAAACGCAACGGACAGAAGAGATTCAACGGATGGATGACCGGGTGTTTTCGCCGGTCGAAGAGTTGGATCGGATTGCCGCGGGAGGGGCGATGAAGCGGGAAGCCCTCGATTGGCGAGGATTTCCCCGGTGGATTCGATATGTCGGATACATCGCCTTCGCCTTTTTTGTCATCGTTCCTTTGATGGCATGGTTGTGGAACGTGTATATAGATACGAGCTGAAAATGGAAACGAGCCGCCAGTTCGATTGGATGAAGAGCATATTGATTCGTTTCATACCAAGAAAACAATCGATTCATTCCCTAGAGGCAAAGGGCGCAACGCATCCAACCGTTGTTTCAGCTCGTCGATTTTAGCAAACATCGCTCTCACCTCTTGGCATATGATTCGCGGCCTCGATTCGTTTTTCCTTTAAATAGCCAAGCGATGGTTCTTGTTTTTCTATATGATACAAAAATAAAGGGCGGGGAGTGTTCAGCAGTTGCAGAACAATGAAACAACCGCCCGCCCAACACGGGCGAACGGCGAAAAGGGGATGGAAAAGTGGAGTGTTTCAAGAAAAATGCCCAAGCTGCCGGAGCGCTTCTTCGCTCATTCGCTCCGGCGTCCATGGCGGGTTCCATGTCACTTGGACGCGCACGTCACGGATGCCGTCAATGTGCTCAAGCGCCCGTTTGACGCCGCCGGCGATCGAGTCGTGAAGCGGGCAGCCGGGGGTCGTGAGCGTCATCAGGACATTGATATGCCCATCTTCGATTTTTAAGTCATAAATCAACCCTAAATCGACGACGTTAATGCCGAGCTCCGGATCAAGGACCGTTTTCAGCTGTTGAATGGCAAGTTCGCGGACATCCATCGTTCTTTTCCTCCTCATTCGCTTATTTTCGGAAGACCGTTAAAATCGTTCCGGCAAAGGCAACGCTTAATCCAGCCAACAGTACTTGAGTGATGGCGAACAGCGGCACGCTCGCGACAGCAAGCGCAACGGCCGCCAGCGCGAGGGCGAAAAGCCATAGGCGGCATTGGACGGTGACGGCTCGTTCATTCATCATTTGTTTTAACGTCGGCACGTTTTGTTGGCCGACTTTTTCGCTGTAGCGATGCGTCCACCATAAAAACGGCACGATTTTGAACAAATAGCCGACGATGCTGAAGAGAATCCAGCCGACAATGAATAGATAAACAATGATGCCAAGCAGCCGTCCGCTGCCGACGACGATGGCGACAAAGGCGGCAACGTGCAGCACAAGGCCGATGACGATGGCCGAAAGCGAAAAGCGGAACGGGCGGTCAAGCGTTTTTTTCATCCGCTTTTGCAAAATGGCGCGGATATGCCAGGCGAAAACAAGGAATCCGCTCATGAGCAAGGCTGCACCGGCTGCAAGCCATGCGTGGCTTCGCAAGAATAAGCTGGCGAACGCCACCGCAATCCCGCTGATGTACAGCGCATAGACGTAACGCGCCGGCCGCAGCGAAAAGCCGTGGGCGAGCGAGAACATCGGTACCATTTTGTACGAAAAGCCTATGATGAGAAGTGTGAACCAGCCGCACAGCCCGAACAGCACATGCAAGCCGAACACCGTTTCATGACTGTTGGCGCCTGTGGCGGCGAAAAAGTGAAAGGCAAGCAGCCCTCCAGCGGCGCCCGTCAGCAGCAAAAACAACAAGGAAGTCGCGACAAACAGCGTCATGATCGTTTTGTTTTTTTGTTGTTTTAATGTCATCGCCATTTGCCAGACAAACAGCACGATGCCGAACAGCAGAAGCAAGCCAGGGAGAAACGCTTGGTTTGGCGTAAACGCTAAACTGGCGGCAAAGGTGACGATGCCGAGAGCGGTGATCGCAAACTGCCAAAAACCGAGCCGCTCGCTCCAAATCGGCGTCAAAAAGGCGACCGGAACGAGCTGGTACATCGCCCCCATGGCCGTCATCAATGCAAAGCCAAGCAACGCCAGGTGGGCCGCCGCCCATACGAACGGCAGCCGGAACGCGCCGCTGCTAAGTGAGGGAATCGCTCCAAGCAACATAAGCTGCGATGCGGCGAACGCCAACACGGCGAACATGATAAACGAGAACGGAAGACGGACGTCTGTTTCCGTCCCCGTGCGAGTAGGAAACACGTTGCTCATCCTTTCGTAATGCGGATTTCAAAGCTGCCGTCTTCGCGTGCGACCGTCTCGTGCCGGTAGCCGAGCTCGTCAAGCTGTTCGTACAAAAACATCGGGCGGCGGTCGTTAATGATCGTCAGCGTCTCCCCAGGATTCAGCTTCGCGAGGGCAGCGAGCGTCCGCATCATCGGCTGCGGCGGCTCGAGTCCGCGGTTATCGAGGATCATCGGTCATCCCCCCTGCTTCACAAACGTTACTTTCCAATGTTTTTTTTCGATTTGTTCGGCCTCGTACGTAAACCCTTTCGCTTTCATAATCGGAAACAGCGGCAGCGGCTTGAATGGAGCGTGCAAAATGAACGTATCGCCCGGCTGCAGCGGTTTGATGGCGTTCATAATTTTTTCAAACGGCTCACGTTTCTGCCGCAAATCTTCGCGCACATCGAGTTCAATCGTCACACCCATGCGCTTTCCTCCTTTTTGACTATCATGATAATTATTTTCACTGTGGAATGTTGTGATATAGCTCACATCTTTCGGCCGAAACATGACATATTCCACTTTGGAAAAAAGGTTTCGTTTTCGTTTGAAAGGGCGGAATAGCATGTTCCAGAAAGATGGGCTTGCCGAAATGTTTGAAAGGAAACCCCATCAGCTCCATTGCGCATCCCGACCGGTACCGGACGATGGGGAAAAAGGAGTTAGAAAAAGATTTCTTGTTCGAGCCCTTCGCGGTCAATCAAATAAAAGCCGTGTTCGTCGACGTCAATCAGCCCTTTCCGTTTCAGCTGGCTCAACGTCCGGCTGACCGTTTCCCGGGCGGTGCCGATCATGTTGGCCAGCTCGCGGTTCGTCACATGGGCGGTGAGACGGTGCCACTTCCCTTGTTTGACGGCGTTCGTGCGCGTCAGCCGCAACAAAAGCAGCACGATTTGTTCGTACGTATTATGGAGCACTTGCGCCTCAAGCCGGTTTTGCAAGTCGACGATTTTTTCGCCCATGACGCGGAACAGTTTTATGCAAAGTTCAGGGCTCGCCATCAGCACTTGTTCGAAATCGTGGATCGGGATCGCGATCAATGTCGCTTCCTCGACCACTTCGGCGTGGGCCGGATAGGTGCCTTTTAAGAAAAAGCCGGCATGCGGAAACATTTCTCCCGTCTGCAAAATCGAAACGATTTGTTCTTTCCCGCTGAAGTCCGTTTTATAAATTTTTACCGTGCCGGAATGAATGAAATAGACACGTTCTAACGGGTCGCCTTGCATAAAGACAAACGTCCGCGGCTTGTAAACGCGCACGTGGGAAATGGCAACCAGCGAATCAAGCTCGTAATCGGACAGTTCACGAAACAACGGAACAGCTTTTAAGCGGTCTTTCATCCAATGGTTCGCCATGGCGTTCTCTCCTTTGGAAATGTGACAAAAGTGTGGCGGCTGTCAACAGAGCATCGATGCTTTTCTCTTTTTGAACATCCGCGCCGTTTGGCCTTTTTTGCCTTCATTGTATACATTCTTACGCCATAAAGCTGTGATATAAATCATAACGGACATTTGCCCCAGCTCACAAACCGGCCTCGATTCAGCACGCTACAATGGGGGCGAACAAACGAGAAGGAGGTTGTCTCATATGGAAGTTCATCGATCCGTTCGCCCCAACATGCGGCCGGGGCGGCAAACGACCAACAGTTTTCTCAAATCGATTCTCATTTTCACCATTTTAATCAGCTTCACTGTCCTGCTTGTCGGCGGATATTGGATTTTTAAAGAAATGGCGCCGAGGCCGAAGGAAGTTCGCAGTGAAGACGGCCAAGTGTTGATGACGAAAGAAACGATCATCGGCGGGCAGGCCGTCTTCCAAAAATACGGGCTGATGGATTACGGAACCGTGCTTGGGCATGGGTCGTATATGGGGCCGGACTATACGGCAGAAGCGTTGAAAATTTATACGGAAGGCATGCAAGATTACAAAGCAAAAGAGCGGTATCACAAACCGTTTGCCGATTTAACCGCCGATGAGAAAACGATCATCCGCGAACAAGTCATCAAGGAAATGCGAAAAAATCGCTACAACCCGGTTACGGATGTTCTCGTCCTGACAGATGCGCAAGTATACGGGTTGGAAAAAGTGCGCGACTATTACCGCGACGTGTTCACCAATGGCGACGGTTGGGGATTGAAAAAAGGATTGATCAAAGAAAGCGACATGCCAAAATCAGGCCGTGCTTGGGTCGCGGACGGCGACCAAATCAAGCAAATTGCCGACTTTTTCTTCTGGACCGCTTGGCTGTCAAGCACGCCAAGACTTGGCGACCACATCACTTATACGAACAACTGGCCGTACTATGAGGACGCCGGCAATACGATGTCATTTTCCGCGGTATGGTGGAGCGGCGCGAGCGTCACGATTTTGATTTTGTTCATCGGGATCATTTTGTATGTGTTCCACCGCTATCAGTTAAGCATGCAAGAAGCGTATGCAGAAGGGAAGTTTCCGGTCATCGACTTGCGGCGGCAGCCGCTTACTCCGTCGCAAGTGAAAGCGGGCAAATATTTCGTTGTCGTCGCCGCGCTCTTTTTCGTGCAAGCGATGTTCGGGGCGTTGCTCGCCCACTACTATACGGAACCGGACAGCTTCTTCGGCATCAAATGGATCCATGACCTATTGCCGTTTAACATCGCCAAAGGGTATCACTTGCAGCTGGCGATTTTCTGGATTGCCACCGCTTGGCTTGGCATGGGGATTTTCATCGCGCCACTTGTCGGCGGGCAAGAGCCGAAAAAGCAAGGGTTGCTTGTTGATTTGCTCTTCTGGGCGCTTGTCGTCCTTGTCGCCGGCAGCATGATCGGCCAATGGCTAGGCGTCAACGGCTACTTAGGGAACGAATGGTTTCTGTTTGGCCATCAAGGATGGGAATACATTGAGCTCGGCCGCGTTTGGCAAATCATTTTAGTCGTGGGCATGCTGCTTTGGCTGTTCATCGTCTTTCGCGGCATCAAACGAGGGCTGAAGCAAGAAAGCGACAAAGGCGGTCTCATCCACTTGCTGTTTTACTCAGCCATCGCCGTTCCATTCTTTTACATCTTCGCGTTCTTTATCGAGCCGGATACGAACTTTACGATGGCTGACTTTTGGCGCTGGTGGATCATCCACTTATGGGTCGAAGGCATTTTCGAAGTGTTCGCCGTTGTTGTCATCGGGTTTTTGCTCGTACA is a window from the Geobacillus stearothermophilus ATCC 12980 genome containing:
- a CDS encoding metal-sulfur cluster assembly factor, giving the protein MDVRELAIQQLKTVLDPELGINVVDLGLIYDLKIEDGHINVLMTLTTPGCPLHDSIAGGVKRALEHIDGIRDVRVQVTWNPPWTPERMSEEALRQLGHFS
- a CDS encoding membrane protein, with the protein product MSNVFPTRTGTETDVRLPFSFIMFAVLAFAASQLMLLGAIPSLSSGAFRLPFVWAAAHLALLGFALMTAMGAMYQLVPVAFLTPIWSERLGFWQFAITALGIVTFAASLAFTPNQAFLPGLLLLFGIVLFVWQMAMTLKQQKNKTIMTLFVATSLLFLLLTGAAGGLLAFHFFAATGANSHETVFGLHVLFGLCGWFTLLIIGFSYKMVPMFSLAHGFSLRPARYVYALYISGIAVAFASLFLRSHAWLAAGAALLMSGFLVFAWHIRAILQKRMKKTLDRPFRFSLSAIVIGLVLHVAAFVAIVVGSGRLLGIIVYLFIVGWILFSIVGYLFKIVPFLWWTHRYSEKVGQQNVPTLKQMMNERAVTVQCRLWLFALALAAVALAVASVPLFAITQVLLAGLSVAFAGTILTVFRK
- a CDS encoding DUF2249 domain-containing protein codes for the protein MILDNRGLEPPQPMMRTLAALAKLNPGETLTIINDRRPMFLYEQLDELGYRHETVAREDGSFEIRITKG
- a CDS encoding DUF2249 domain-containing protein — protein: MGVTIELDVREDLRQKREPFEKIMNAIKPLQPGDTFILHAPFKPLPLFPIMKAKGFTYEAEQIEKKHWKVTFVKQGG
- a CDS encoding Crp/Fnr family transcriptional regulator, translated to MANHWMKDRLKAVPLFRELSDYELDSLVAISHVRVYKPRTFVFMQGDPLERVYFIHSGTVKIYKTDFSGKEQIVSILQTGEMFPHAGFFLKGTYPAHAEVVEEATLIAIPIHDFEQVLMASPELCIKLFRVMGEKIVDLQNRLEAQVLHNTYEQIVLLLLRLTRTNAVKQGKWHRLTAHVTNRELANMIGTARETVSRTLSQLKRKGLIDVDEHGFYLIDREGLEQEIFF
- a CDS encoding nitric-oxide reductase large subunit, with amino-acid sequence MEVHRSVRPNMRPGRQTTNSFLKSILIFTILISFTVLLVGGYWIFKEMAPRPKEVRSEDGQVLMTKETIIGGQAVFQKYGLMDYGTVLGHGSYMGPDYTAEALKIYTEGMQDYKAKERYHKPFADLTADEKTIIREQVIKEMRKNRYNPVTDVLVLTDAQVYGLEKVRDYYRDVFTNGDGWGLKKGLIKESDMPKSGRAWVADGDQIKQIADFFFWTAWLSSTPRLGDHITYTNNWPYYEDAGNTMSFSAVWWSGASVTILILFIGIILYVFHRYQLSMQEAYAEGKFPVIDLRRQPLTPSQVKAGKYFVVVAALFFVQAMFGALLAHYYTEPDSFFGIKWIHDLLPFNIAKGYHLQLAIFWIATAWLGMGIFIAPLVGGQEPKKQGLLVDLLFWALVVLVAGSMIGQWLGVNGYLGNEWFLFGHQGWEYIELGRVWQIILVVGMLLWLFIVFRGIKRGLKQESDKGGLIHLLFYSAIAVPFFYIFAFFIEPDTNFTMADFWRWWIIHLWVEGIFEVFAVVVIGFLLVQMRLVTKKSTVRALYFQFTILLGSGVIGIGHHYYYNGSPEIWIALGAVFSALEVIPLTLLILEAYEQYKMMRDGGVNFPYKATFWFLISTAIWNLVGAGVLGFLINLPAVSYFEHGQFLTPAHGHGAMMGVYGMFAIAVLLYSLRNIVKPEAWNDKWLKFSCWMLNIGLAGMVLITLLPVGVLQIKEAFEHGYWASRSPSFLQQDVVQNLLLVRFVPDTIFLIGVVALLVFAIKVLFHLRKPTHGEGEELPVANLAEEE